In one window of Drosophila mauritiana strain mau12 chromosome X, ASM438214v1, whole genome shotgun sequence DNA:
- the LOC117146530 gene encoding protein xmas-1: MKSLVAQTECQLRPLKVSSLVSALKAARSDHQGKSSAVCRLVAQIAEADQVKYQWTPNLTSLIDRKDASTRHQWRPHVSHSTRHARKLPVQTERRGLSFSFLSRCLAKKGEHSGLTSCVLSVKTRYAPKTLHGRALLFWRQSSMRPLLLPSSNLWTAVLSKRCYVPRLRPAEEEEEVERRAVPQLRITKEQSEEEEHQLQRRKDGSRLRSECSEFYLPMGEQDNSEPEEENRGHRQPYVASELMTPELATKWQTTSVTERERQLLNLEQQMKTQPSVRMTTQTWFSGNQRRYRSRRSGAKRYHVVSELEGWRRSSNHQPVPVFQGQPGEQEHLRHASHKASARSITDAQESCQMVWEQKKKSPWHRTVVTTSNKVRMPRIRAAKSAVMKAQEARDKHHRLISKELVYRPRRTVNAVQAEETEDQDTNHRHPGGSHKMSKRAPERALLKQHLADLLAVSEPEDSFRIGYQPNAPTRQLLEQGKCYVSLRREQFINLHPVRPNSLILAFNLEVRDSPRQPVTTLHRRDGAKRPRPVEVVVKPSLLTVIRQSAANWDQNGRKVPAKKSNLVGVRPKEHAYQRRLVRNASTLEVIVKAQAKPTSEPKSPSSATDYHRVASQKLPHVTSKADIGKVADPFKDLDKPRIKEKEVAASWKQAYVVISKMYDAINPYRRRAYPGKKCVVKDKTDGYFLAKRNSSTTAIAQPGSTKKVKPPKPPVVSPKVQVPSVLHKQKSRESLGPGTKKTEKLSG, translated from the exons ATGAAGAGCTTAGTGGCTCAGACGGAATGCCAACTGCGGCCTCTTAAGG TGTCTAGCTTGGTATCGGCGCTAAAGGCTGCCCGAAGTGATCACCAGGGAAAGAGCAGCGCAGTTTGTAGGCTGGTGGCGCAGATAGCGGAGGCGGATCAGGTGAAGTACCAGTGGACGCCGAACCTAACGTCGCTGATCGATCGCAAGGATGCGAGCACCCGTCACCAGTGGCGGCCACATGTTAGCCACAGCACCCGCCACGCCCGCAAACTGCCCGTCCAAACGGAGCGACGTGGATTGAGCTTCAGCTTCCTAAGTCGCTGCCTGGCGAAGAAGGGTGAGCACTCGGGATTGACGAGCTGCGTGCTGTCAGTGAAGACGCGTTATGCGCCCAAAACGCTGCATGGGCGCGCCTTGCTCTTTTGGCGCCAGTCCTCGATGCGACCGCTGCTCCTGCCCTCGTCGAATCTGTGGACCGCTGTGCTCAGCAAGCGTTGCTATGTACCACGACTGCGTCCcgccgaggaggaggaggaggtggaacGCCGGGCAGTCCCCCAGCTGAGGATTACCAAAGAGCAGAGCGAGGAAGAGGAGCATCAGCTCCAGAGGCGAAAGGATGGCAGTCGTCTACGCAGCGAGTGCTCGGAGTTTTATCTGCCGATGGGAGAGCAGGACAACTCCGAGCCGGAGGAGGAGAATAGGGGACATCGTCAGCCCTACGTAGCCAGCGAACTGATGACACCCGAACTGGCCACCAAGTGGCAAACCACCAGTGTCACCGAGAGGGAGCGCCAGCTGCTGAATCTCGAGCAGCAGATGAAGACACAGCCATCCGTTCGGATGACGACACAAACCTGGTTCAGCGGGAATCAGAGAAGATACCGCAGCCGTCGTTCCGGCGCCAAGAGGTATCACGTCGTTTCCGAGCTCGAAGGCTGGCGGAGATCGTCCAATCACCAGCCAGTGCCCGTCTTCCAGGGCCAACCCGGCGAGCAGGAGCACCTGCGTCACGCCAGTCACAAGGCCAGCGCCAGGAGCATTACGGATGCCCAGGAGAGTTGTCAG ATGGTTTGGGAGCAAAAGAAGAAATCACCGTGGCACCGCACTGTGGTGACCACCAGCAATAAGGTACGAATGCCCAGGATCAGGGCGGCCAAGTCGGCGGTTATGAAGGCCCAGGAGGCGCGGGACAAGCACCATAGGCTGATCAGCAAGGAGCTGGTCTATAGACCCAGGCGGACAGTGAACGCAGTGCAAGCAGAAGAGACGGAGGATCAGGATACCAACCATCGTCACCCCGGAGGCAGCCACAAGATGTCCAAAAGAGCTCCAGAGCGGGCATTGCTCAAACAGCATCTGGCCGATCTGCTGGCCGTGTCAGAGCCAGAGGACTCCTTTCGGATTGGCTATCAACCCAATGCACCCACACGACAGCTCCTCGAGCAGGGCAAGTGCTATGTATCGCTGCGCCGCGAGCAGTTCATCAACCTGCATCCCGTCAGGCCAAATTCCCTCATACTTGCGTTCAATCTAGAGGTTAGGGATTCGCCCCGGCAGCCGGTGACCACGCTGCATCGTAGAGATGGCGCCAAGCGACCGCGTCCTGTGGAAGTGGTGGTCAAGCCATCGCTACTCACTGTCATCCGTCAGAGTGCCGCCAACTGGGACCAGAATGGACGGAAAGTGCCTgccaaaaaatcaaatttagtGGGTGTGCGTCCCAAAGAGCACGCCTACCAACGGCGCCTGGTGAGGAATGCCTCTACCCTGGAGGTCATCGTCAAGGCCCAAGCCAAGCCCACATCCGAACCGAAGTCTCCATCATCGGCCACTGACTACCACAGAGTGGCGAGCCAGAAACTGCCTCATGTGACCAGCAAAGCAGACATTGGCAAGGTGGCGGATCCATTCAAGGACCTCGACAAGCCACGCATCAAAGAGAAGGAGGTGGCCGCCAGCTGGAAACAGGCGTATGTGGTCATAAGCAAAATGTACGACGCGATCAACCCCTACCGCCGGAGAGCATATCCCGGCAAGAAGTGCGTTGTCAAGGACAAGACAGACGGTTACTTCCTGGCCAAGCGCAACTCCTCCACGACGGCGATCGCACAACCGGGATCCACCAAAAAGGTGAAGCCACCCAAGCCACCGGTGGTCAGTCCAAAGGTTCAGGTGCCCAGCGTGCTGCACAAGCAAAAGTCCCGGGAAAGTCTTGGCCCGGGGACCAAAAAGACCGAAAAGCTCTCAGGATAG
- the LOC117146528 gene encoding protein xmas-2 — translation MAEPPPGGYNYKTLLCRNIPELFLDKYVARSHFGRFGTLVNFVLRPRRMSCTVSYASEEEASRALLDGASFQGHLFDISYADNETAPAQKTEEWVDPEIQAELSALQSGWRNEYASGKPIRTPPNGGSGGGGSSVLPALPVGSATAAVSRDRTPAQLRDLENMMRRPAHTSEEKFSVLDARDKLIRLNRTQHKLSGATQGHCADMCPEKERVLREFQRQVAYYELQPGSDELICHERALKQYSRSSADQETPLPHELRNETALHMTMSYLMHEIMDISERPDPQSHMGDWFHFVWDRTRSIRKEITQQELCSLGAVKLVEQCARFHIHCAARLVDADPSVFDSKINAENLTKCLQTLKYMYHDLRIKGVPCPKETEFRGYIVLLNLADANFLWDIGQLPVELQSCPEVRQAIQFYLALQDTNFVRFFQLLADKDTSYLSACILVNYFTRLRVLGLHRLIHAYRSPRKDEVSSLPLTYIAELLSFASEQEAADFVQHYGLQVNEAGRVVLSRMHTVETDYKLPRQYELVEVKRVQSVGEVVSGEPLPPRDLYLNHRPHNSFDEYGMLKSTAWTAKDQLAGMQQEEMQPQMPSQPPAVSKYSDNLFKVPMQPDGTAAGFGVFAAAAVPPASSIDGFSFVLPKSRTQEFQEQALAAQQRRAQEEAKHQALQVAIAAAKKREAELMAIHEAKVAEAERVRQQKLKERQEQERRQQQELEEQRQRDREKLQLEKERQLKLEQLFFVQQQEKEARKQTRTLELYQEIFQDTLAKICQREFKPHSQACSSYESVLNSIIRDLAERQMEQYIYELGVMRMCIRRWRNYRRTQQRKDTLFNQLPLSFGAENPEGVVNKRSMEDLLRLSRRYRLGEPCDYSKLLAGLEEQSWLKLDLWHVLDKCLPLAQPGARRFYKLLISLSGGQEGFQLNYDLDRGLLQQPQSPDARFVEGGYIRGFSKGIGLSVRKIRDDYHDWKATDLAEANGIVCLIGLDDFPLLPDRLKPLLQASRCHDVAVIVQHPANTAFVQPDIPLQELCLRSFNIFCLRKSGNNRQRLMIALESAVKFLAKATEWNSVGHLYQVETREYLLVNLGSELFRRLKYAAEHDKAIRSDAQLNPQRCVDLFNEAVHRLQLVAGEDLSDCPQFPEELRVFVQPLPIESSLNTNRLEHFEPGWHLPERRQRIVQLLERCKLPRVPVLPRSSSLAEAQCQWVLDYAQISQQEDCVEQIALQAIKILQSNTDDYLNFVEYLAGERMLYILRQERNLPQGVVYKRKTLKSRFLSAWYYEFREPQIYEPVPAEEDAQKLEEQSSTQVELQQLDFDEITSKAEAVLKRYQQRQGRHTLRELNRSHKSRKRMDASDHKHASNLKRKRSKSK, via the exons ATGGCAGAACCCCCTCCCGGCGGCTACAactacaaaacattatt ATGCAGAAACATTCCGGAGCTATTTTTGGACAAATATGTGGCGCGTTCGCACTTCGGACGGTTTGGCACCCTCGTAAACTTTGTCCTGCGTCCGCGGCGAATGAGCTGCACCGTGAGCTATGCCAGCGAGGAGGAGGCGTCGCGGGCGCTCCTCGATGGCGCCAGCTTTCAGGGTCACCTGTTTGATATATCCTATGCTGATAACGAGACGGCGCCGGCACAGAAAACGGAGGAGTGGGTGGATCCTGAAATTCAGGCGGAGTTGAGTGCACTGCAGTCGGGCTGGCGCAATGAGTATGCGTCGGGCAAGCCGATAAGAACACCACCAAATGGAGGCAGTGGTGGCGGTGGCAGTTCAGTGCTGCCTGCCCTACCAGTTGGGTCCGCAACGGCGGCGGTGAGCAGAGATCGTACGCCTGCCCAGCTCAGGGATCTTGAGAACATGATGCGCAGACCCGCCCATACAAGCGAGGAGAAGTTCAGCGTGCTTGATGCCCGCGATAAGCTGATCCGGCTGAACCGAACGCAACACAAGCTGTCCGGTGCCACCCAGGGTCACTGCGCCGATATGTGTCCGGAAAAGGAGCGCGTGCTGAGAGAGTTCCAGCGCCAGGTGGCCTACTATGAACTGCAACCGGGCTCCGATGAGCTAATCTGCCACGAAAGAGCCCTGAAGCAGTACTCACGCAGCAGTGCCGACCAGGAGACGCCACTGCCGCATGAACTGCGAAATGAGACTGCCCTGCACATGACCATGAGCTATCTAATGCACGAGATCATGGACATTAGCGAGCGCCCGGATCCGCAAAGTCATATGGGCGATTGGTTTCACTTCGTTTGGGATCGCACGAGGTCCATCCGAAAGGAGATCACCCAGCAGGAGCTATGCTCGCTGGGCGCCGTGAAGTTGGTGGAGCAGTGCGCCCGGTTTCACATCCATTGCGCCGCCCGTTTGGTTGACGCCGACCCCAGCGTCTTTGACAGCAAGATCAACGCCGAGAATCTAACCAAATGCCTGCAGACTTTGAAGTACATGTACCATGACCTGCGGATTAAGGGCGTCCCGTGTCCCAAAGAGACGGAATTTCGGGGCTACATTGTATTGCTAAATCTGGCCGATGCCAACTTTCTCTGGGATATCGGCCAGCTGCCCGTGGAACTGCAGAGTTGTCCCGAAGTGCGTCAAGCCATTCAATTCTACTTGGCCCTGCAGGACACGAACTTTGTGCGGTTCTTCCAGCTGCTGGCTGACAAGGATACCAGTTACCTGAGTGCCTGCATCCTAGTCAATTACTTTACGCGACTGCGCGTGCTGGGGCTGCATCGTCTGATCCATGCGTATAGGTCTCCGCGGAAGGATGAGGTGTCTTCGCTGCCTCTCACCTACATCGCCGAACTACTGAGCTTTGCCAGCGAACAGGAGGCGGCGGATTTTGTCCAACACTATGGCCTGCAGGTCAACGAGGCGGGGAGAGTTGTGCTGAGCAGAATGCACACGGTGGAGACGGACTACAAGCTGCCGCGACAGTATGAG TTGGTGGAAGTAAAACGCGTGCAGAGCGTGGGCGAAGTCGTCAGTGGGGAACCTTTGCCACCACGAGACCTCTACCTCAACCACCGGCCGCACAATAGCTTCGACGAGTATGGAATGCTCAAGAGCACTGCATGGACGGCCAAGGATCAGCTGGCTGGCATGCAGCAAGAGGAGATGCAGCCACAAATGCCTTCGCAGCCACCAGCAGTCTCAAAATATAGCGATAATTTGTTTAAGGTGCCGATGCAACCCGACGGAACGGCAGCAGGGTTTGGAGTatttgctgcggctgctgttcCGCCAGCCTCCTCCATCGATGGGTTCAGTTTTGTCCTTCCCAAGTCACGCACCCAGGAGTTCCAGGAACAGGCTCTGGCTGCGCAGCAGCGACGGGCACAAGAAGAGGCCAAGCATCAGGCCCTCCAAGTAGCCATTGCCGCTGCAAAGAAGCGGGAAGCTGAGCTGATGGCTATTCACGAGGCCAAagtggccgaggcagagcgAGTGCGGCAGCAGAAACTCAAGGAAcgccaggagcaggagcgTCGCCAGCAGCAGGAACTGGAGGAGCAACGCCAGCGGGATCGGGAGAAACTTCAGCTGGAAAAAGAGAGACAACTGAAACTGGAACAGCTGTTTTTtgtgcagcagcaggaaaaggAGGCCCGCAAACAGACCAGGACTCTGGAGTTGTATCAGGAAATATTCCAGGACACCCTCGCGAAGATTTGCCAAAGAGAGTTTAAGCCGCATAGTCAGGCTTGCAGTTCCTACGAATCCGTGCTGAACTCAATAATACGCGATCTCGCCGAGCGGCAGATGGAGCAATACATCTACGAACTGGGCGTCATGAGGATGTGCATCAGGCGATGGCGGAACTATCGGCGAACGCAGCAGCGAAAGGACACGCTATTTAACCAACTGCCTTTGAGTTTTGGCGCCGAAAACCCCGAGGGAGTGGTGAACAAACGAAGCATGGAGGATTTACTGCGTCTAAGCAGACGCTATCGACTTGGCGAACCCTGCGATTATAGCAAACTTCTGGCTGGCCTGGAAGAGCAGAGTTGGCTGAAGCTGGATCTGTGGCACGTTTTGGACAAGTGTCTGCCGCTAGCGCAACCAGGAGCTAGGCGCTTCTACAAGCTTTTGATAAGCCTTTCCGGCGGCCAGGAGGGTTTTCAGTTAAACTACGATTTGGATAGGGGACTACTGCAGCAGCCACAGTCGCCGGATGCTCGTTTTGTGGAAGGAGGCTATATCAGAGGTTTCTCTAAGGGTATTGGATTGAGTGTGCGGAAGATCCGAGATGATTACCACGACTGGAAAGCCACCGACCTGGCCGAAGCCAATGGTATTGTTTGCTTAATTGGGCTGGATGACTTTCCTTTACTGCCGGATCGCTTGAAACCATTGCTGCAAGCAAGCCGCTGCCATGATGTGGCTGTTATTGTGCAGCATCCAGCTAATACCGCCTTTGTTCAACCTGATATTCCTCTTCAGGAACTGTGTCTGCGCTCGTTTAACATATTTTGTTTGCGAAAATCTGGAAACAACCGCCAGCGCTTAATGATTGCATTGGAATCGGCTGTAAAGTTTTTGGCCAAAGCCACAGAATGGAATAGCGTTGGACATCTTTACCAAGTGGAAACCCGCGAATATTTGCTCGTTAATCTGGGATCGGAACTATTTCGCCGCCTAAAATACGCCGCTGAGCACGATAAGGCCATCAGAAGTGACGCTCAGCTAAATCCACAGCGTTGTGTGGACCTTTTTAACGAGGCAGTGCATCGTCTGCAATTGGTGGCCGGCGAGGATTTGAGTGACTGCCCCCAGTTTCCCGAGGAGCTGCGTGTCTTTGTGCAGCCACTGCCCATCGAATCATCACTGAACACCAATCGATTGGAGCACTTTGAGCCCGGTTGGCACTTGCCCGAGCGACGCCAGCGTATTGTCCAGCTTTTGGAGCGCTGTAAACTTCCAAGGGTGCCGGTACTGCCGAGGTCTTCATCCCTGGCCGAAGCCCAGTGCCAGTGGGTGTTGGACTACGCGCAGATAAGTCAGCAGGAAGACTGCGTGGAACAGATCGCCCTCCAGGCCATTAAAATTCTGCAATCCAACACGGATGACTACTTGAACTTTGTGGAATATCTCGCTGGCGAACGAATGCTATACATACTGCGGCAAGAGAGGAATCTGCCCCAAGGAGTTGTGTACAAAAGGAAAACGCTGAAGAGTCGCTTCCTGAGCGCATGGTACTATGAGTTCCGTGAGCCTCAGATTTACGAGCCCGTTCCCGCCGAAGAGGATGCCCAGAAGTTGGAGGAACAGTCATCAACACAAGTGGAGCTGCAACAACTGGACTTCGACGAGATTACGAGCAAGGCGGAGGCTGTTCTCAAGAGGTATCAACAGCGTCAGGGGCGTCACACCCTGCGCGAGCTCAACAGGTCACATAAGTCGCGGAAGAGGATGGACGCATCGGACCACAAACATGCCAGTAATCTCAAGCGCAAGCGGTCCAAATCCAAGTAG